In the genome of Campylobacter helveticus, the window AGGCGAGTATGAGATAGCAAAACTAGCCTACGAGATAGAAAGAGAGGATTTAGGTATAGTCGGTGGCGCACAAGATCAATACGCCGCGACTTTTGGAGGCTTTAATTTTATGGAATTTTACGCTGATAAACGCGTGATTGTAAATCCCTTGCGTATTAGAAATTACATTGTGAGTGAGTTAGAAAGTAGAGTGGTGCTTTATTTTACAGGCATTAAAAGAGAGGCTAAGGACATAGAGGAGCATAAAAAGGGTAAATTAGGAGACTCAAAAAGCCTTGAAGCGATGCATAGTATTAAGCAAGATGCCATTGATATGAAAGAGGCGTTGTTTAGAGCGGATTTTAAGAGGCTTGGTGAAATTTTAGAGCGAAGTTGGAGAAGTAAAAAGACTATAAGCGAGATAGTGAGTAATGATGAGCTTGAGAGGATTTATCATCTAGCGGTAAATAACGGCGCATATAGTGGGAAAACAAGCGGTGCGGGAGCTGGAGGCTTTATGTTTTTCCTCTGTGAGCCAACCGCAAAATACCGCCTTTGCGAGCTTTTAAACAAGCAAGGAGGCTATGTAGCAAATTTTTCATTTATCAAAGAAGGAGCAAAATCGTGGAGAGTATGAAAAAATGTGCTTGTTGTAACAAACAAAGCGAAAGAATTTTAGTTTTTAAAGCAGAAAATGTTTATATTTCTTGTGAATTATTATCTAGTGAAGCAAGGAATCTTGCAGGGGGGGGTAATATTACCCTTTCTCAGTGTTTAGAATGTGGCTATATAGAAAATGAGACTTTTGACGAGGAAAAAATGAGTGAAGCTTATAGGAGTGAGGATTTTTACCAAACTAAAAATTTTACACCACGCCTTTCGCGGCATATCTTAGAGATAAAAGAAAGCATTTTAAAATATGCTAAAAAGGACGCTGTTGTCGTGGAAATAGCTCCTGGGCAGTGTGATTTAGCACTTTCTTTAGCGCACGATGTGAAAAACATTTACACCATAGACCCATCACCCATCAGCAAAGCGGTGCAAAAAGTCTCTAATATCAAACATATACAAGGTTTTTTCTCTAAGGAATTTTTACAAAAAGAAGTGAGTGAAAAGGTAGATTTCATCATTTTTAGGCATTTGCTAGAGCATATTTTCAAGCCTTTTTCATTTTTAGAAAATGTGAGTGCGTATTTAGAAGATGGGGCATTTATCTATATCGAAGTGCCAAATGCTTTGGATATTTTTAGGCATAAAAGATTTTTTGATATTTATCACGATCATTGTGGCTATTATCAAAAGGCAAGTATTATTAATGTAATGGCGAGTTTGGGTTGTGAATTTGTCGAGGAAGTATATTATTTTGACTATCAACATTTAGGATTATTTTTTAAGAAAAACGCACAAAAACGCTTTGAGCGTGAGGGCGTGGTGATTTATGATTGTTTTACAAAAGAGTCTTTTGAGCTTGAGATTAAAAGACTTAATAAGCTTTGTGAAAAGTATGAGAAAATTGGAATTTATGGAGGGGGCGTTCAAGCACATAGTTTGCTTAATCATCTTAGTGCAGAAAATTATAAAAAAATCGTTTGCGCCTTTGAGATAAACGAGGATAAAGTTGGGAAGTATATGAGAGATACAAATATTTTGATACAATACCCAAGTAAAGAAAGCTTAGAGCTATTAGATTGTCTTATAATGGCGATACCAAGCCACGAAAACCACGCTTATCATAAGGAAATTTTGGATTTTGTGAAACAGGGTGCGTTTAAGGGAGACTTAATAAGAATGGCTAAGGGAGTGGAATTAATTCAATTTAAGGAGTGAAATATGAAAGCGTATATTAAAGAACATTTTGAAGAAAGTATTAAAGTTAAAAAGCAAATTTTAGAAGATGAAGCATTGATAGCATTGATAGAAAAGGTCGCAAAAGAGCTTATTAAGGCTTATAAGGACGGCAAAAAGACGCTTTTGGCTGGAAATGGTGGCTCTGCGGCGGACGCACAGCACATCGCTGGGGAATTTGTAAGCCGTTTTTATTTTGACAGGGAGGGAATTCCAAGCATCGCTTTAACGACTGATACAAGCATAATAACAGCGATAGGTAATGACTATGGCTACGAAAAGCTTTTTTCAAGACAAGTTCAAGCACAAGGTGTGAAGGGCGATGTTTTCATAGGAATTTCAACGAGCGGAAATTCTAAAAATATCTTAGAAGCTTTAAAGGTGTGCAAAGAAAAGGGCATTTTAAGCGTGGGACTGACGGGAGAAAATGGAGGGGCGATGGGGGAGCTTTGTGATTACTGCATTAAAGTGCCTTCAACTTGCACTCCACGCATACAAGAATCTCACATCGTCATAGGGCATATTTTGTGTGCTATCGTTGAGGAAGAGCTTTTTGGCAAAGGCTTTTAGTGGAGGCTATCGTTCTTTGTGGAGGGCTTGGCACACGCCTTAAAGAGGTGGTAAAAGATGTGCCTAAGCCTATGGCGAGTATCAATGGCAAAGCTTTTTTGGAATTTATCTTCGAGTATTTAAAGGCTCAGGGTGTTACAAGCGTGGTTTTAGCCGTTTCTTATAAATACGAGGTGATACAAGCACATTTTAAAGACTCCTTTTTAGGCATAAAGATAAAATATAGCGTAGAAAAAGAACCTCTTGGCACGGGAGGGGCAGTAAAACAGGCTCTAAATCTTTGCAAGGAAGAAGAAATTTTTGTGCTAAATGGGGATAGCATTTTTGAAATTCCTTTAAAAAATTTGCGCTTAAATGGGGCAAAAATTTGTCTTTCCTTAAAAAAAATGCAAGATTTTGAGAGGTATGGTGCTGTCCGCGTTGATGATGTGGGTGAGATAGTAGAATTTAGGGAAAAATGCTTTTGTGAAGAGGGTTTGATAAATGGGGGAATTTATTTGCTTTCACGGCGTATTTTTGAGGGCTTTTTGCTAGAGGATAAATTTAGCTTTGAGGAATTTTTAAGTGCAAATTTTAAAGCTCTAAAAGCTAGGGCAGGGCTTTTTGAGGGTTATTTTATCGATATAGGAATCCCGCAGGATTATGAAAAATTTTCCCATTTGCAAGGCGGCAAATGACTTAAGCCTTTAACATCTTAGGGCTTTCTTTGCAAGGTAAGCCTAGTAATATTAAAAATTATAGAGATGAATTTGACCCTTATTTTGATAATGCTAGAAAGGGTTGGCACAAAAGAGAACTTAGAACTTATACAAAAATCATTTTTGAAAAATATAAAGATATAGAATTTGAATCTTTTAAAAATTTAATCTCTAGCTTTTTAATTGAAAATTATGAAGCAAAATTACAAGTGAGTGAATTTTTAGATTTTAAATTAGAGACAAGTTTTATCAAAAGAGTGGCCACAGGTAAGGCTGCGGAGCAGTATTTTTTACAAAATTTTAAAAAGCATTTTGTAAATTTTAATGTGCTTGATGTTAGAGAATTTGGTTGCGGTTTTGATTTTAAGCTTGATTTAAATCATAAGCAAATTTGCGTAGAGGTTAAGGGACTTAGTGAAGATAAGGGGCAGTTTTTACTCACGCAAAAAGAGTATGAAATGGCGCAAAATTGTGAAAGATTAAAAGTTATGGATTTAATAAAGAATTAGATATAAAAAGAGTGTGAGAAATAGGTTTTCTCCACAAGGAAGTCAAAATCGTTAAGGTTACTATGCAAAGAAAAGGCGGTGATGGAGGTGGAGAGGGTGCAAAGATGCTTCAGTTTAAGATAGACCCCACTTATTGTTAAAGCAGGGCATTAGCTATTTAAAATTCGATATAATTTCCAAATTCCTCTTCTTTTGGAGGATTTGTGCTAATTTTATTCATTGCTTCTTCATAAGCACTTATTTTTTGTCTAAATTCCGCTTTAGCTTGAGCGCTAAGTTCGGATTTTGCTATTTTGACGACTGAAAGAGGGTTGATAGCTTTATTATTGAGATACACGCCAAAATGAAGATGCGGTCCAGTGCTCATACCTGTTGAGCCTACATAGCCTATAAGCTCTCCTTGCTTGACTTTTTGTCCTGTTTTGATTTTAGCAAAGCGACTAAGATGTGCGTAAAGGGTCGTGTAGCCTGAGGCATGTTTGATTTTAATCACTTTACCATAGCCTCCTTGTGTGCCTATGAAAGTAACCGTGCCATTTCCAGAGCTTTTTACAGGTGTGCCTGTGGGTGCAGCATAATCGACACCAAGGTGTGCACGGTAGCGTTTTAGCACAGGGTGAAAGCGTGCGGTGGTAAAATAAGAAGAAATTCTTTTATAAACCACAGGTTTTGCGAGTAGAAAAGATTCTAGTTCTTTACCATCGCGTCCATAATAAGTATCATTAAAGAGGAAAATTTCTTGAGCGTTTTTATTGATTTCAACGATAGCCATATGGATAGTAATGTCGCCCCAAAGTTTGCCTTCGCGCCTTTTTTGAGAATAATAAAGCGTGATTTTATCACCCTTTTGGATAGAACGAAAATTTACACTACCTTTAAAAGCCCTTACCATAGCCCTTGCTAAGGTTGAGCTTTGGCTTTCTTCATAGACATCTTGATAGGCGGTATTTTTAACTTCTATGCGTAAAACTCTCTCTTCTTTAGTATAATCCACAGGCGTGAAAGTAAGTTTGTATCCGTCTTTACTTTTATAGATGTGAATTTGAAGCTCATCGCTAATGGGGATTAGCACTTGCTCGATGTGTCCGTTGCCGTCTTTTAAAATTTGATATTTTGTTCTTGATGCGATTTCTGAGGCTAGTTCTTGGTCTTCTCTGTCAAGATTGTAGTATAAAGCTATAGGTATGGAATTTCTCTGCAAAAATTGTAAAAGTGTGTCGCCATTATCCCATAGTCTTTCTTCTACACTGGAATAACCAAAAACAAAGCTATTAAATAAAATCAATAAAGTGATAATTTTTTTCATAAAGTGCCTTTTGCTTGATTAAAATCTTAATTTTACTTACAATTTTTTAACGAAAAGCGATTATAATAACATTTTATTACAAGGAGTAAGTGTGTTAAAACTGATTTTAGTGCTGATGATTTCAAGCTTAAGCTTAATGGCTGAGTTTAATTTAAAACCCCTTTCTACACCACTTTTAAAAGTCGAAGATATTTATGGTTATGTAAAAGATAGTGAGAATTTAACCCTTTATTCTAGTGGGGTTGTAATGCACCGCTTCAAAGAATCGCAAAGTATCATCGCAAGGGCTGAAGTGATAGAAAAGAAAAATGGTATCGCTAAGCTTGAATTTAGCGTGTTTGATTCTTTAGCACAAGAAGCTTTGCCTTTACCAAATGTCTTACCAGAAGTGGGCGATGAGGTTATTTTAAATTTCTTGTATGATAGAGGTTTGGTAATTGCCCCTGATAAGCAAAGTTATGATTTTTTAGTGCAAAATTTCCCTCAAATTTATTTCACACACATTGATATTTTAGGCGCACAGCTCATACGCACCGCAGGACTTGCTCCAAAGCGTTCAGACCTTAGGAAATTTTGCTCCGAAAATGCTGTGGGTGTTTTGGTTTTTGCTTTAGAAAATAAATTTAAAATTGTCGATTGTCAAAGCTTTATGACTTTATATGAAGAGCCATTAAGCGTTAAACCTAAAGCCTTGCAAACGCCATTTTACTCAAGGGTGAGCGGATATGAGAGTAATTTTTTTGATTTTAATGAGATTAAAATGGGGAATTTTTACCGCTATTATGAAGCTTTGATTGATTTAAGAAAAGCGAAAGAAGAAGAATGAAAGAGGAATTTAAAAGCTATTTTAAAAAGCTTTTAGGCGAGGAAAATGCACACTTTGACACTCTTCATCAAAGAGCTTATAGCTATGATGCGACAAGGAATCATTATTTGCCTGATGGGGTGCTTTTTCCTAGAAATGAAGAGGACATTAGTGCCATTTTAAAATACTGCAACGATAGGCAAATTATCATCATTCCAAGAGGTTCAGGCTCTGGCTTTACGGGTGGGGCGTTAGCGATTAATGGGGGTTTGATTTTAAGTTTTGAAAAGCATATGAATCAAATTTTAGAGATAGATTTAGAAAATTTAGTCGCTGTGGTGCAACCGGGAGTGATTAATATAGCCTTACAAAAAGAAGTGGCTAAATACGGGCTTTTTTATCCGCCTGACCCTGCAAGTATGGAATATTCAAGCTTAGGGGGAAATGTCAGTGAAAATGCTGGTGGTATGAGAGCGGCGAAATATGGCATTACGAAAGATTATGTAATGGCATTAAGAGCGGTGCTTCCAAATGGTGATGTAATAAGGGCTGGAAAACGCACCATTAAAGATGTGGCTGGGTATAATTTGGCGGGAATTTTAATTGCGAGCGAGGGTTCTTTGGCGGTTTTAAGTGAGCTTACCCTAAAGCTCATCGCTATGCCGAAATTTAAAAAGACGGCTTTTGCGACTTTTGCAAGTGTGAAAGACGCGATGAATGCTGTTTATAAAAGTTTAGCTTCTGGTGTAAATCCTGTGAGTATGGAATTTTTGGATAATTTAAGCATAAGGGCTGTGGAAGAGAAATTTCACAAGGGCTTAAATGTAGAAGCTGGAGCGATTTTAATTTGCGATGTTGATGGAAATGTTAAGGAAAGTGTGGAGGAGGATTTAAGGCGTTTAAGGGAGTATTTTTTAGAAGCTGGAGCTTTGGAATTTAAAATCGCACAAAATGAAACTGAAGTAGCCGATATATGGTTTGCTAGGAGAAATTGCTCTCAAAGTATAGCGATGTATGGCACTTTAAAGCTCAATGAGGACATTACCGTGCCGCGTTCAAAATTACCTGAGCTTTTGGAGGGCATCGAGCAAGTTTCGCAAAAATACGGCTTTAAAATTCCTTGTTTTGGGCATACTGGTGATGGTAATGTGCATACAAATGTAATGGTAAAAGATAAAGATGATAAAGAGCAGGTTAAAAAAGGCTATGAGGCTGTGGAGGAAATTTTTAAACTTGCGGTTGGACTTGGTGGAACGCTAAGCGGAGAACACGGCATAGGTATTTCGAAAGCACCCTTTATGAATCTTGCTTTTAGCGAAGCAGAGATGAATTTAATGAGAAATATTAAAAAGGCATTTGATTCAAATAATATTTTAAATCCCTTTAAAATGGGGCTTTAGTTTATGAATTTATGGGATAAAAAGGCAAAAACTTACGCAAGATTTCATCAAGATTTAAATGAAATTCAAAGGCAAACTTTTAAAGAGTTTGAAAAACTAGGGCTTGATTTTAAAGACAAAAGTGTCATTGATATAGGCTGTGGCACTGGTGTTTGGACTTTGCATTTGGCTTTTTTGGCAAAAGAAATACTCGCACTTGATAGTGCTAAGGCTATGCTTACGATTTTGCAAGAAGATGCTCTAAATTTAAAGCTTTCTAACATTAAAAGTGTTAATTTGAGTTTTGAAGAGTGGAAACAAAAAAATGCAAATTCGCATTTTGACATCGCTTTTTTAAGTATGTCCCCAGCTTTGCAAAATGAAAAAGATTATGAAGACTTTTTAAATTTAGCTAAAGTTAAGATTTATTTGGGGTGGGCTGATTATAGAAAAAGTGATTTTCTAGACCCTATTTTCAAGCATTTTAAGACGGAATTTAAAGGTTTTTATAAAGAGGATTTTGAAAGCTTTTTGATAAAAAAGAACATTGCTTTTCATAAGGCTATTTTTGAGGAAGAGCGTTTTGTGCAAAGGACGCGTGAAGAGGCGATTGAAAATGTTTTGTGGCATTTGGATATGAATGGGATTAAAGCCTCAAAAGACGAGATAAAGAGCCTTGTAAAAGACGATGTTGCGGAAACCATAAAATCCAAAATCAAGCTTTTAATCATAAATGACTTTTAATTTTTTTTTTTTTTTGTTATAATCGCTTCGATTTTTTTAAAGGAGTTTTAATGGTTAAGGATTTTGTCATAAAATTTGGACGCTTGATTCTTGATGTGATTGTGGTTGCAAGTTTTGTCATAGCTTTGATTTCTTCTCTTGTTATGATGTTTAGTGTTGGATTTTTCTTTGGATTATCATCTTTGATAGGTAGTTTTATTGCTTTATTTCTTAGCTTTTTTGTAATTTATCTTGTCATAGATATAAGGGACGCTCTTGTAAATAAAGCTTAAAGATTTCCGCCTTTAAGGCCGGGATTAATCGCTCACCCGAAATTTTAATTTTTCCCCAGCCATAAAAGGCACGATTTGATGATAGCTTTCTTCCACTTCCCACTCTTCTTTTTTGAGTTCTATGATTTTATTTTCTTTAAAAGTTAGCTTGTGAATCGCACAGGCATTATTTGAGATAAATTTTTGCAAATTTGCCTCGTTGGAATTTTTTTCAAAAAGCTCTGCTAAAACACTCAAAGCCACAGGGGAGGAAAACACTCCCGCCGCACAGCCACAGCATTCTTTTTCGCTTTTTGGGTGGGGGGCTGAATCACTTCCAAACATCGCTTTTTCATATCCACTAAAAGCAAGTTCGCATAAAGCTTCCCTATCCTCATAGGTTTTTGCTATGGGTTTGCAAAAAAGATGTGGTTGCATTTTGCCACCGATGACATCATCAAGGCTTAAAATAAGATGATGTAGGGTAATGGTCGCATATAAATTTTCATAATCTTTTAGAAGTTTGCAAAGGGTTTTTGTGGTGATGTGTTCCATTACGATTTTAAGTTGTGGGAAATTTTTGGCAAATTTTTCATAAATTTTGGCAAAATTAGCCTCTCTATCCATTACAAAATCATTCGTTTCGCCGTGGATTAAAAGAGGAATTTCTAAAGCACTCATTACCTCAAGTGTCGGCTTTAAAGATTCTAAATCAAAGCTTGAAACGCCATTATTTGAATTTGTGGTAATCCCAGCAGGATAGAGCTTAATGCCAAAAATTTCACTTCTTGCTTCTTCTAAAAATTTCGCTTCATAATTTTGAAAAAAAAGAGTCATTAAAGGCGTGAAAAGTGAGTCATTACTCGCTTTTATAATGCGTTCTTTGTAGGCTTTTAGAGATTTCAAATCGCAAAGTGGAGGAATTAAATTTGGCATAATCACAGCAGCTCTAAAATCTTTTGCAGAATAAGGCGTAACGAATTCAAGCATAGGAGTATCCCTTAAATGCAAGTGCATATCAAGAGGATTTGTAAGTTTCATTTTCATTCCTTAATAAAATAGTTTCCATCAAAGCTTATAAGTGAGTAAGCCCTCTCATTTCCTATACTCCCAACAAGCTCTTCTATGCTTAAAAAGCTTAAAGTGTCCGCACCTGAATATTCTCTCACTTCCTCAGTGCTTTTATTTGCACTGATAAGCTCTTCAAAGGTCGGTGTGTCTATGCCGTATAAATCGGGGAATTTGATTTCGGGGCAAGCTATGGCAAGGTGGATTTTTTTAGCCCCTGCCGCACGCAGTAAAGAGATGATTTTTTTAGAGGTTGTTCCACGCACGAGGCTATCATCAATCACGACGATTTCTTTACCCTCTAAAACAGGACGCATAGGGTTAAGCTTGAGCTTGACTTTTAAATTTCTAAGTTCTTGTGTGGGCTCTATGAAAGTGCGTCCTACATAGTGATTTCTTACTATCGCCATTTCAAGCGGGAGTTTTAAATGCTGGGCAAAGCCTATGGCAGCACTTACTCCACTATCTGGCACAGGCACGACTAAATCGGCTTTGTGGTTAAATTTTTTTGCTAAACTTTCTCCCATTTTTTTACGCGTTTCATACACGCTTTTGCCCTCGACTATGCTATCAGGTCTCGCAAAATAAATATACTCAAAGGCACAAATTCTAGGCTCTGCTTTAAAAAGTTGTAAGCTTTCAAATTCTTCTTTGCCTTGGGTAAAAATTAGCATTTCTCCGGGCTTTACATCACGAATAAATTCCGCTTCTATCAAGTCAAAGGCACAAGTTTCACTAGCTACGATGTAGCCTCCATCTTTTAAACGCCCTAGAGAGAGCGGTCGCACTCCAAATCTATCCCGCACGACATAAAGCTTATTTGCACTCGCTAAAACAAAGCAATACGCCCCCACGCATTTTTCTAAGCTCTCTATAAATCTTTCTTTCAAGCTTTCTTTTTTACTTCTTGCGATTAAATGCACAACATTTTCAGTATCCATATTGGTGCGAAAAATCGCTCCGTCTTTTATAAGGGCATTTCTTATTTCTTCTTTATTAACCAAATTTCCATTATGAGCTAGGGCAATATCTCCTAAAACGCAAGTAGCCGCTATGGGCTGGGCATCATTAAGGCTAGAATTTCCAGCGGTGGAATAGCGGTTATGCCCTATGGCTAGGCTTCCGTTTAGAGTTTTTAAATTTTCAGGGTTAAAAATTTGACTCACCTCGCCCTTTGCTTTAATTGTCTTTATTTTCGCGCCATCACTTACACTGATGCCACTTGCCTCTTGTCCTCTGTGCTGCATAGCAAAAAGTGCGTAATACGCGTAAGTGCTAGCATTTGATGAATTGATAACTCCTACAACCGCACACATTTAAATTCCTAAAAAATCATTAATGGAGTAAAGCCCTGCTTCTTTTTTACAAAGCCATTTAGCGATTTTAATCGCACCTTTAGCAAAGGTCGCTCTTGAAGTAGCTGTGTGATTGAGTTCTAAAAATTCGCCATCCTCGTAAAAACCTATGGTGTGTCTGCCTACTATATCACCCCCTCTTAAGCTCATTACAGCGATTTCTTCTTTGCTTCTTTCGCCTATTAAGCCGTCGCGTCCGCTAATTCTTACCTTAGAAAGCTCCAAATTTCTTGCTTTTGCGACACTTGTAGCTAAAGTCATCGCCGTGCCGCTTGGAGAGTCTTTTTTGTGGCGGTGGTGCATTTCTAAAATTTCTATGTCAAATTCTTTAAGCATAGCACTTGCTTTCGTTGCTAGATGGTTTAGCACCGCTACGCCCAAAGACATATTTGTCGCGTAAAAAATTGGCATTACCTCACTTGCGTTATGAAGAGTTTGCATAATTTTCTCATCAAGTCCTGTCGTGCCTATGACTAAAGGTTTTGGAGAGGTTCTAGCGTAATTTATCAGTTCATTTGTGCCAAGTGGCGAAGAAAAATCAATAATCACTTCACTTTTTTCAAAAAGCTCATCTAAATTCCCACCTCTATCGTAAAGCATAGCAAGTTTTACTTCTTTTTCTTCTCCTAAGCAAAGCTCTATCATTCGTCCCATACGCCCATTTGCGCCGTAAATTCCTATATTTGTCATTAATTTCCTTTTAGAAAATTAAATTTTATCATTTATTTTTTAATCCTCTCTAAGATTAGTTTTAAAATGGCACATTAATATTTTTTATGCTATAATAAAATAATGAAATCAACAAAGAGGAGAAAGTAATGTTTTATATCAAGCTCTTAGCACCCCTTGCGTTTGCTTTTTTGATATACCTTATCCCCACTCCGCAAGGACTTAGCCCAAATGCTTGGCTTTATTTAAGCATTTTTGTAGGTTTGATTGTGGGACTTATTTTAGAGCCTATTGCACCGGCTTTAATTGGTGTGATAGCCGTTACCATAGCTGTTTTGTTTAAGGTTGGACCTGTGGGTTCGGGTAATGTTGAAACGATTATCAAAGATAGCGTAGCGATAAAATGGGGCTTGGCTGGGTTTTCGGATTCTGTTGTGTGGCTGATTTTTGCGGCTTTTACCATAGGGCTTGGATTTTCTAAAACAGGCTTAGGGGAAAGAATTGCTCTTTATCTTGTCTCAAAGCTTGGAAAATCCACTCTTGGTTTGGGTTATGCCATAGCCATAGTGGATTTAATCTTAGCCCCTTTTATCCCTAGTAATGCCGCAAGAAGTGGGGGGACGGTTTATCCTATCGTAAATTCTATCGCACCGATGTTTGAAAGCTATGCGGATAAAAATCCTAGAAAAATAGGTGCTTATCTTATTTGGGTGGGCTTGGCAAGTTGTTGTGTTTCAAGTTCTATTTTCTTAACGGGACAAGCACCTAATCCCCTTG includes:
- the gmhA2 gene encoding D-sedoheptulose 7-phosphate isomerase → MKAYIKEHFEESIKVKKQILEDEALIALIEKVAKELIKAYKDGKKTLLAGNGGSAADAQHIAGEFVSRFYFDREGIPSIALTTDTSIITAIGNDYGYEKLFSRQVQAQGVKGDVFIGISTSGNSKNILEALKVCKEKGILSVGLTGENGGAMGELCDYCIKVPSTCTPRIQESHIVIGHILCAIVEEELFGKGF
- a CDS encoding FAD-linked oxidase C-terminal domain-containing protein, yielding MKEEFKSYFKKLLGEENAHFDTLHQRAYSYDATRNHYLPDGVLFPRNEEDISAILKYCNDRQIIIIPRGSGSGFTGGALAINGGLILSFEKHMNQILEIDLENLVAVVQPGVINIALQKEVAKYGLFYPPDPASMEYSSLGGNVSENAGGMRAAKYGITKDYVMALRAVLPNGDVIRAGKRTIKDVAGYNLAGILIASEGSLAVLSELTLKLIAMPKFKKTAFATFASVKDAMNAVYKSLASGVNPVSMEFLDNLSIRAVEEKFHKGLNVEAGAILICDVDGNVKESVEEDLRRLREYFLEAGALEFKIAQNETEVADIWFARRNCSQSIAMYGTLKLNEDITVPRSKLPELLEGIEQVSQKYGFKIPCFGHTGDGNVHTNVMVKDKDDKEQVKKGYEAVEEIFKLAVGLGGTLSGEHGIGISKAPFMNLAFSEAEMNLMRNIKKAFDSNNILNPFKMGL
- the pyrC gene encoding dihydroorotase is translated as MKLTNPLDMHLHLRDTPMLEFVTPYSAKDFRAAVIMPNLIPPLCDLKSLKAYKERIIKASNDSLFTPLMTLFFQNYEAKFLEEARSEIFGIKLYPAGITTNSNNGVSSFDLESLKPTLEVMSALEIPLLIHGETNDFVMDREANFAKIYEKFAKNFPQLKIVMEHITTKTLCKLLKDYENLYATITLHHLILSLDDVIGGKMQPHLFCKPIAKTYEDREALCELAFSGYEKAMFGSDSAPHPKSEKECCGCAAGVFSSPVALSVLAELFEKNSNEANLQKFISNNACAIHKLTFKENKIIELKKEEWEVEESYHQIVPFMAGEKLKFRVSD
- a CDS encoding plasminogen-binding N-terminal domain-containing protein; translation: MISSLSLMAEFNLKPLSTPLLKVEDIYGYVKDSENLTLYSSGVVMHRFKESQSIIARAEVIEKKNGIAKLEFSVFDSLAQEALPLPNVLPEVGDEVILNFLYDRGLVIAPDKQSYDFLVQNFPQIYFTHIDILGAQLIRTAGLAPKRSDLRKFCSENAVGVLVFALENKFKIVDCQSFMTLYEEPLSVKPKALQTPFYSRVSGYESNFFDFNEIKMGNFYRYYEALIDLRKAKEEE
- a CDS encoding class I SAM-dependent methyltransferase; the protein is MKKCACCNKQSERILVFKAENVYISCELLSSEARNLAGGGNITLSQCLECGYIENETFDEEKMSEAYRSEDFYQTKNFTPRLSRHILEIKESILKYAKKDAVVVEIAPGQCDLALSLAHDVKNIYTIDPSPISKAVQKVSNIKHIQGFFSKEFLQKEVSEKVDFIIFRHLLEHIFKPFSFLENVSAYLEDGAFIYIEVPNALDIFRHKRFFDIYHDHCGYYQKASIINVMASLGCEFVEEVYYFDYQHLGLFFKKNAQKRFEREGVVIYDCFTKESFELEIKRLNKLCEKYEKIGIYGGGVQAHSLLNHLSAENYKKIVCAFEINEDKVGKYMRDTNILIQYPSKESLELLDCLIMAIPSHENHAYHKEILDFVKQGAFKGDLIRMAKGVELIQFKE
- a CDS encoding class I SAM-dependent methyltransferase, whose protein sequence is MNLWDKKAKTYARFHQDLNEIQRQTFKEFEKLGLDFKDKSVIDIGCGTGVWTLHLAFLAKEILALDSAKAMLTILQEDALNLKLSNIKSVNLSFEEWKQKNANSHFDIAFLSMSPALQNEKDYEDFLNLAKVKIYLGWADYRKSDFLDPIFKHFKTEFKGFYKEDFESFLIKKNIAFHKAIFEEERFVQRTREEAIENVLWHLDMNGIKASKDEIKSLVKDDVAETIKSKIKLLIINDF
- a CDS encoding M23 family metallopeptidase — encoded protein: MKKIITLLILFNSFVFGYSSVEERLWDNGDTLLQFLQRNSIPIALYYNLDREDQELASEIASRTKYQILKDGNGHIEQVLIPISDELQIHIYKSKDGYKLTFTPVDYTKEERVLRIEVKNTAYQDVYEESQSSTLARAMVRAFKGSVNFRSIQKGDKITLYYSQKRREGKLWGDITIHMAIVEINKNAQEIFLFNDTYYGRDGKELESFLLAKPVVYKRISSYFTTARFHPVLKRYRAHLGVDYAAPTGTPVKSSGNGTVTFIGTQGGYGKVIKIKHASGYTTLYAHLSRFAKIKTGQKVKQGELIGYVGSTGMSTGPHLHFGVYLNNKAINPLSVVKIAKSELSAQAKAEFRQKISAYEEAMNKISTNPPKEEEFGNYIEF
- the hddC gene encoding D-glycero-D-manno-heptose 1-phosphate guanosyltransferase, giving the protein MEAIVLCGGLGTRLKEVVKDVPKPMASINGKAFLEFIFEYLKAQGVTSVVLAVSYKYEVIQAHFKDSFLGIKIKYSVEKEPLGTGGAVKQALNLCKEEEIFVLNGDSIFEIPLKNLRLNGAKICLSLKKMQDFERYGAVRVDDVGEIVEFREKCFCEEGLINGGIYLLSRRIFEGFLLEDKFSFEEFLSANFKALKARAGLFEGYFIDIGIPQDYEKFSHLQGGK
- the hddA gene encoding D-glycero-D-manno-heptose 7-phosphate kinase, whose translation is MATIRSQTPLRLGLAGGGTDINLYCDTYTGYVLNATISLFVHCTLIERNDGKIIFDSPDTGGRCEYESKLELENDGKLDIFKAVYNRIVKDYTQKSLSFSLHTYSDVPSGSGLGGSSTLVVGMLKAYAEWLNLPLGEYEIAKLAYEIEREDLGIVGGAQDQYAATFGGFNFMEFYADKRVIVNPLRIRNYIVSELESRVVLYFTGIKREAKDIEEHKKGKLGDSKSLEAMHSIKQDAIDMKEALFRADFKRLGEILERSWRSKKTISEIVSNDELERIYHLAVNNGAYSGKTSGAGAGGFMFFLCEPTAKYRLCELLNKQGGYVANFSFIKEGAKSWRV
- a CDS encoding protein NO VEIN domain-containing protein, producing the protein MQGKPSNIKNYRDEFDPYFDNARKGWHKRELRTYTKIIFEKYKDIEFESFKNLISSFLIENYEAKLQVSEFLDFKLETSFIKRVATGKAAEQYFLQNFKKHFVNFNVLDVREFGCGFDFKLDLNHKQICVEVKGLSEDKGQFLLTQKEYEMAQNCERLKVMDLIKN